In the genome of Centropristis striata isolate RG_2023a ecotype Rhode Island chromosome 6, C.striata_1.0, whole genome shotgun sequence, the window GGCCCCAAAATTCGATTTTaacccgatacttgagtcacaatacaatattattgcgattttgaGTTTAGTGTGAATTTAAttctgtggacacaaaatgcagttaatcaagaattgttttgtcaaataagagaaaattctcactatgaaaaaagcctaactttgcagtgttattttgacaacttcccaacacgatatcctgaccatggtgcctatagatcccttagatcttctagttatGCCTGCTATGGCCTccgaaaaaaagaagaaggtaAAAATACTTATGGTCCGTCGGAaagctaaatattgatacttggtggccattaatcaatataatattgccacccaaaatatcatgatactatgcggtataatttttttctcccacctcTAATGAACTCTGTATGTGTTCTTACCTTGAGGCAAGCTAAGGCTTTGCATCCACACACTCTGGTATTCACGTTTTCATCTTCCAGCAGCTCCAAACAGCTGACCAAAGCCTGAGGAGGAGAATATACACACTGTTGACCAAATACATACAGGTGTGTTGAAATCATTTAATCATAATTAAAAGGATTATCACTCAAAACGAAGTTATCAAAAAAATTGGAGAGAGTATGTCaaaagtagggttgtcacgatactaaaattttccactcgataccgatactcaggaaaatattcgatactcgataccattttcgataccacaaatgtaaaaacaaagaccccaaaatttattattaacaagaaaaatgcaaaatgtaaaaatgaacagaaccacaggttaaatatttataataaaaaacagttgtgcaaaaagaaactgcaactatgataacaagcttcagatgctcgatacttttgaaaatcagtattgtatccggatacaacgttttagtatcgatactttttttttgagtattgatacttttgacaaccctagtcaaAAGAGATTCAGGTCAgagaaaatgtaacaaaatatcaataacaaataaatgtcaaatatttaaaaaatatggtaTATTCTACACACAGTGAAACAGTGAATGTTTGAAACATACTGCACACACATATGTAAgcactctctcctcctctcacctgCTCTCTCTGTTTGGGCTGGGCAGCCAGGCTCCTCAGTATCGAGCTGGCGGAGGCTGACACTTTGCCTCGAGGGTCTTTCAGTAATTTGGCCACAGCGTGAAGTCCTTCCCTCCTCAGGCTGCACTCTGCAGGACGCCGCAGAGCGTGGACGATCACATCCTGGTTACCTGACGCCAGGCTCTGCACCAGCCACACTGTAGGAGGGAGGTTATCACTGTTTATCACTGCATTCacatagctgtgtgtgtgtgtgtgtgtgtttgtatgtgtgtgtgtgtgtgtgtgtgtgtgtgtgtgtgtgtgtgttaaaagtacaaaagtatcagcatcaaaaagcacttaaagtatcaaaagtaaaagtacttgttatgcagaatggacccacacagattattttatatattccaaatatattattagattattattgttggtgcatttatgtaaggagCGTTTGACTGCTGTCAATGTAGGgttaattttaactatttaatgttttatattgtgttatacatacatatgttaatgtttttatgttaaatctcgacctgaaaagtaaccaaaactgtcagctaaatgtagtggagtaaaaagtacaatatacagtcatggaaaaaaatattagtccacctttgttttcttaattttcttgttaattctaatgcctggtacaactaaaggtacgttTGTTTGACCAAATATAATGCTAACAAATATAGCTCAGAAGAgtgatatcattatattttttccaaacaaatgtacctttggttgtaccaggcattaaaatgaacaagaaattgaaggaaacaagggtggttaataatattttccatgactgtatggccttaaaatgtagtgaagtagaagtataaagttacaaatgtagaaatactcaagtaaagtaaaagtacctcaaaattgtacttaagtacagtacttgagtaaatgtacttagttacattccaccactggtgttgTGTATGTGCGATACCTTCTTCTGCCAGCTCAGAGACGTGTGTTTCCATGTCAGTGATGCAGTTGGCTTCCAAGTAACTCCAGAGCTGGAACAGAGTCACCATCACCTCGTCTCTGTTGCTGCCCCGCCGTGGTAACCTCTGATCCAGCACTCGCTCAACCAGAGACAAGAACACTGGacaacatacatatatacaggtGTTAACatgacacacactctgacacatcCTGTACGCGTTATTATGGTTCCCACTGCAGTTCCTAATAAGTCACACCCTGCTAGGATCGGTCAGCGTGATGCCTGACGTCCTGCATCACACATTGTCGCGTTGCTGAATTGGGTCTCCTTGTCGCCTTTGGAAGAAGCAAGCAAAACGCAACCGGAAGAAGTTGTTAATTAACTGCGATTAAACCTACATctatctatatgcactcaatacttggttggggctatttgacttaaactgctagaaatggacttttccatcatattctaatttattgagaacCTGTAGCTGACTGACAGCTTTagatacttttcaggtcgagatttaacataaaaaaatacactaaaaagtgatttgtttaaaaaaaagaaataaattaaacctcatattagtatattaagtagctaaaatgagccatatcgtgataaaatgatgcttacataaatgcatcataatattaatccattaatatatttagaatataaaacaatctgagtccattctgcataacgagtacttttacttttgatactttgagtacattttgatgctgataattttgtacttttacttcagtaagttttgaatgcaggacttttacttgtagtggagtaatttcacagtgtggtattagtacttttactgaagtaagagatctgaatacttcttcaaccACTGCAACCAATAAACTACCTTTACCATTTTCCCACCAATCCACACTAAAttgaacaaaatatattttacaaatgCTGACCAATCATGATGTCGTAAGATAGGTCTTGTTTGGAACTGCAGTGGGATCCATAAAAACCCTTCCTGTACACAGGTACATATACACGCAGATTATGTTGTACCTGTGTCGGCCATGCTGCTGGCCCTCTCAGGCAGTACTCTGGAGTAGACTGTAGCCAGTGTAGCCAGGAGGCTCTCAGCAGAGACGCTGTACATGCTGCCCTCCCCCACACTCTGTTGCCATAGTGGCCCAGCTCCAAGGCACAGGCCCAGCTGTGGGATCACTGTGACGGAGGAAGACGGGAAAGAGGGATGAgaggagaaggaaagagagagtttgtttttttattttgacatcatgCAAGCTTGCTGAATTTTAagacatatcttttttttagtctccTATTTTTCCACACATAACATGTCTCCTTTTCAGactaatataatgaaaacatccaaaacagacatttaggtgaatatttgacaatatttttgttgatttttcctAAATTCATTAAAAGTTAGTGTGCTCAAAGtaatcttgtatttctgtgtgttttctaaatattatttgcaactttgcaaactgtagctttatccaacttaattctcagctcattggcttattgacatacggccgcagaactgaacgctgtgtttcagttccgtgagtactgatatgcagtcatagataaaattaaaattaaaaaattcacagattgattaaaaattccatgtgatcgaccaaactCTTAACAaacattaatcgatcatcaattaattattcccatcccaaCTGGAAAGTGTTCATATGTGACACCAATGTGATTGATGATCTGATGGCTAAGCTGTATATGAAAGTGATGCACACAATGTTCAGTCAAACAGAGAGTAGAGGCCCAGACTGATGTTTAGATTGAGGAGCTTACCTTCAGCAGGCTGTCTGCGGTGTCTCGGGTTGTCCTTGGCGATGCGTCGGATGATTTCTAGGACTCGGGCCTCTCTCAGCAGTCTGTCCAAGGCGTACATCTCTCCACACCGCAGCGGACCGAACATACCCAGACACTGCAGACATGACATCATATATCTCGCTTACACCAACCGCTTTGACACAACAGGAAACACTAATTTGGTCCATCTAAGATGTTAATGATGCAGTTTAAGTGATTATACAGTATGTTAATCAAAGAATGTCACATTGcttttccacaaaaaaatctttgttcACTATTACAAAATGCAATGTTATACAGCAATCAACAAACTTATGACTGATGAATCTGATACGACTTCATATTTACGGTCATGCCCTTTCAATTACCACAGTAGTGACACTATGACAACCATAACTATcacaaatacaacaacaacaacaacttgttTCTTCTTCAGAACAAGTTTTTGAATTGTGTAGATGATGAATAAAATCACTTCTGTCCTCTTTTCTTCTATAAGGTGCTGTTTAGGGCCAAGAAAGACCGTCCTAAATGGTAAACAGACTGCACTTGTATAGTGCTTTTACACTACAGGtcatcattcactcattcatacaCAGGTGGCTGAGGTTAACCGACATGGTGCCTGCCACCTGTCAACGGTGGTGGAAAGTTACTACGTACATTTACTCAtgtaatgtacttaagtacaattttaaggtacttgtactttacttgagtatttccgtttaatgtaactttatacttctactccactacattaagctgccagatttagttacttttaacatgaaaatcatgataaatttaaagtgatgagatgTTTGTCTTTTAACtaaacctcacaacagtatattaagtagttaaaattagccctaccttgaggaaattaaaacgctgcttacataaatgcatcaataatattaatccaataatatatttggaatatataaaacaatctgagtgggtccattctacataagttttgaatgcaggacttttacttatagtggagtaatttcacagtgtggtattagtacttttacttaagaagGGGAACTGAATactctttccaccactgcctgtcAGTAaaccattcacacaccaatgaaggCAGCATACGGAGCAATTTGAGGCTCACTATCTTGCCcgaggatacttcgacatgtaggctgccacggtcagggattgaaccaccgaccttccaatCTACCGCTCTACCATCTGAACCTTTACATGCAGTGTCACATCAGCTTGTGTACTAAGGCAGCAAAAGAAGGACTTGAGGACAGTGTTTTGCAGGTCACCTACCAACAGCTGTGTGCTGCAGTTCTTCAGGTGAACCACCAGAGAGCGGTCTAAAGTGGTGCAGCCCGTGGTGAGGGGAGAGGCCGGGGAGGCGGGGCTGTCCCAGCCCCTGTCCTGCAGAGACCTACACACACCCAAGAAGAAGTTGCGTTTCCATTAccaagatttattttatttgtaggtTAATCAACCTTCAAAGTGGTAATTACataactacaagtaaaagtacaaaagtatcagcatcaaaatgtacttaaagtatcaaaagtaaaagtactcattatgtagaagattgttatatatatatatatatatgtgtgtgtgtgtgtgtgtgtgtgtgtgtgtgtgtgtgacttttatCTGATATGACTTTTATCTGATAATCTAggttttttatctcataattatgactttttttctcatacatctagaataaagttttttttttttaaagaagctaagttttaattttttttttagaactgGTGGAAGGGGCTTCCATACTTTACAGTCTCAATCTCTCATTACAGTATTCAAAGATTCAATCCATGTCTGTATATTTTTACTGCTACTTTTGTCCTTCAGGGAGGTACCATctcatgcacatgcacatgcacaaaaaGGCACcaacactttaaccctctggagtctccaaaagcgcatgacttcttgatgacatccagactagaaaacaaagcagcgtggagccctactgtaaatttacctctaaagttctggctgtaaactccatgaggccagtttcagtttgatgatgatataccaagcaAAACTGGAGAcgaggtcaaatatatttagtataaaatgatagaactggatgtaaccctcttatgttatatatgcaacctttgttcacatttgcaacatttaaaattctttattgagcatgatagtgttttgaaagtaaaaaaaagattcaaaatcacattttatgttggactaaaggactaaaaaaaagacacaaaatgaccaaaaaaagacacaaaatgacaaaaaagacacaaaatgacaaaaaaagacacaaaatgacaaaaaaagaaacaaaatgagaagacagaatgaccaaaaaaaccccacagaagacacaaaatgacgaaaaaaagacacaaaaagacacaaaattaccaaaagagacacaaatgacatGGACAGACACGATGActtgacttacaaagacacgaaaagacatgaaaaggattcaaaaatggacaaaatagcctccatagagttaaggtgTTATGAGTGGTTATGAAATTTCCAATTAACTGGATTAGAATCTAAATCAGTAAACTTTTAAATGGATCAGGTATGAGTGATTGGAGTGAATAATCCAGAAATAACTTCTAAAACAATCTAATTAAAATCTGAGCCTAAAGATGTTATTATATTCCAATCAATTTCACACAATAGAGAATAAAGTGTGCCCCCAGTTAGCACTAAAACCTGCTGATAATGAAGTGAAATGATGCTCTAAACAACAAAGAGAAATCAAGATAAGAAAATTAATCCACaataaatcataatttaatgttattttgagGACGCTATGAAAGCATAAGAGGCTGTTTAGTCCTGATGGTACAACACAgctccactagatggcagcaaCATCCTTCAATAACAATGAGATGCAATAACTGAGAAGTCTTAAGTCATtcatatgtatatacagtaatatattcTGACATTTATGTTAAGgtcatttcatttcttctacTGACTGATTAAGAGTGTTGGGTGGTATTGATGAATCACACACCTTATAAACAATGTgattaatgcaaaaatgtgttCTCCAGAGCATTTGGTTGGGATTCTAACAGTTCATTGTGTGAGCACTGACCGGCCAGTTCTTCTACTCCTGTcgcccttctcctcctcttcctcctcccagtCAGACGTGTTGAGGAAGTCGAAGCTGCCCAGAGCTGTTTCCACCGTGAGGCTCACAACGCTGGGGGAGCGGCTGTGCCTAccgccctacacacacacagacacagacacagacacagacacacacagacacacacagacacacacagacacacacacacagacacacacagacacacacagacacacacacacacacacacacacacacacacacacacacacacacacacacacacacagacacagacacacagacacacacacacaaattctcCATCAAACCATGAACCATAAAACAGTACTGAGCGTACAGTCAGACTACCTGGTTCCACTTCAAATTTGTTTGTTAAAGAATTGAAGTGaacattttacagtgaaaaaaatcaacttgTCATTTCACTCTTTCTGTATGTAGCAGACACTGTTTCTAAATTAAGATGCAAGagacaaaataagtaaaaagcaAGGACTGAAAAACAAAGAGGAAGTGAGCACTGGTGACAGGGCTGCGAGGGTTAACTGAGGCCAAAGGCCTCGGAGAACAGATGGTTCTAGAGGAGTTACTTTCTctaaatgtccaaaaatgtcaaGAGCAGTTAACAATGCAACGAGCTGGTAAAGGTCACAGGTTAGCTCAAATAGTTGTAACAGTGAATCATTTATGTATCGCTGCTGTTTCATGATTAATTCGAAAAAAGTAAATCATTGCTGGGATCCTGAAAAATCCCACAAGCCTCAGTACCTAAACAGCTCTGTAGCAGTTTGTTTTGTATCTGGTTGTGGTTGAAATTTGCACTGCACACAAATATTGGTTAGCAAATTCTGCAAATATAAAGATATTAATATGCACTGTAGATATGATGACGAAGACAACATTCATAATAAACCTTACACCACTGTTACATTGTATTTAGTTATTTCTTTTTCCTGCTGACAAGAACACCATGCATATTGGCTCTGCTGCAAACCAGACTTTCTCCTGATTACAGTTTTGTATATATTAGAATAAGTACATATGTCTGTAAAGGTTATATGTTTTTTCTTACCGAGAGATATTCACTATtggtttttacatattttgcgTTTTTGGGTCAATAATTCTagttctaaaataaaaataatgataaaaaaacatttaaattaatgcTTGTCATGCTCACAGAAGATATGGCTGTTTTAATTGACATAGTACTTGTAATGATTTTCCACATTGAATTTTCACTTAAATGTGCACAGAATAAAGAGAATCAAGTATTATTAAGTGATGAGAGGTGGTAACATTTACATGTCATACAAGTTGTATTTATTGGAGTAGTTTTAATGCAGCACTGCGTCTGTTGCATTAATGCTAATTAGTTTAATATTGTTAATTCTAAACACTCACAGGCTACactgtggtgtagtggttagcactcttgcatCACAGCcagagggtcgccggtttgattacggcctgcggctcttcggtggggagtttgcatgttctcaccgggtactccggcttcctcccacagtccaaaaacatgcacttagatttaattggtgactctaaattgcccgtaggtgtgaatgagagcgtgtcTCTATGTGTAAGcactgtgatagtctggcgacctgtccagggtgttccccgcctctcacccaacaTCAGCTGCAAGAGTGcttaccactacaccaccgtgttgCCCTAATGGCATATACATATGGAAATGTGATCACACTGAAGAGATACCGCCTGGTTGTACCTGGTACCATGCAGCAGATTATCCTATCGGGAGATGATGACATGACAATTCACCACATACCGACCATAAATCACTTCTTTACCATCAGAGGTTGAAATGATGCCATTCATATccacataaaataaacaaagtggGAAAAGACTGTCGTGTGCCTGTCTGTATTTGTAGTTCTAGTTTATTTTAGTTTCCTCCACTATAAACACTGTACAATATTTctataacttaatttatatgtgcATTATTCTCTGTGCAATGATCTGTATCTAAATGCTGactctgtctacattgtatataatgttcctaaagtttttattttatttttgttttaattgtttctacttgtttttattgtaaattgttaatcatttattatattttttacttgtttatttgttgataCCTTCCTTATATCTCTAGTTTATAATGCTGTTtcactatttattgtttttttctatccactttgctgctttaACTCTTGAAATTTCCCCGTTTTGggaataataaaggaaatcttaatcttactGAAGTCAATTCATGTTGTTTTGACGACTTGTTTTAACAAAGTAACAGTGCGTTACTTTTACTCGAGTACTCTACCCGCctctgaaccaaggttattatagttaacgaaaactaacgaaataacaaacactagaattgaaaaaacatattcgttaattgaaataaaaataaaaatgacggtttttaaaaaacgataactagctgaaactgtattttgtggttacaaaactaactaaaacaaactaaaattatagtgaaaatgtccttcgttttcgtctttgtcaacttttttcatacgtaaacctttttggttgatatgaaatctatttcttatatatataataaacttattggggctgagatggatcagacaaaggaaataaaagcaaaatttatCGTAACCTTTCTGAATCTCgaaacccaacaaataccccattacaataaaactaacacgaaaagtaataaaaactaaactaaaactaagcattttccaaaaaataaaaacaaataaaaactagcaaactcactctgaaaactaattaaaactaactgaatttaaaaacaaaaaatgacaacgaaattaaaactaaaactaatgaaaaatcaaaaactattataaccttgctctgaACGCAGCATTTCTCATTTTCCACACATGCTTTATCCTCACCTTCAGTGTaacctgcagcagcttcagcTCCTGCTCCAGTAGTTGTAACTCAGGGAACTGTCCTCTGTAATCATCCAGAGAAGAAACTACAGCTGCCAGGGCGTCTTCCAGCCCGCTGTCCACGGGGACATCGCTCCCACTGGACAGACAATCTGCTGCTCCTGCGCCTGacgtctcctcctccaccgACACCCTGCGGGCTACATACATCACATCCCCGCTCTCTGGGAGCGTGTCGCCCTCTGGCTGTGTGTTCATTTGTTCTGGAGTGTTAGGGTGCGCCCCTTCAGTCCTGGGACAAGAGGATGTGAGGACAGAGCTGGACGTGTcctgttgttgatgttgatcTTTGACACCAtcagctgttgtgttttcttcgACGGCACCGAGTCTCGTTGGTGACAGGTCAGCGTCtgttgcagcagcagagctGGGCGGTTCAGGAGTTCTGCTGGGCATCTCCATTACAATGTCATTGATGGAGAGCCCGGAGGCCAGAGACATCACCTCTCCCGCTTCGGCCGACCTGTCCATCAACAGGGTGCCGTCAGCGCTGCTTTCACTGATGTGGCTCAGAGAGCGGGAGTAGCAGCGGGAGGTGTGGCTGCTGCTCACCGACTCATCAGCTGGAGCTGTGGAAGATTTCCCTGCATCCTCTTCCTCACCGTCAGGTTTTGTCACCACACTGAGTGTCTCCTCTTCTCTGTAAGTATCAACAAATATGATGaagaattaaaataataacgataatacctttatttatatagcaccttttacaAAAAGCAGCTtataaagtgctttgacagagagcagttaagtacaaggagaatgatgccaatcttttactggtttatacatctcttaatggtcttagtccagcctatttatctgatttacttttatcctatgaaccctcGAGGACCCTCAGTTCTTCTGGgagtggccttttaataataGCAAAAGTTAGAACAAAAACCAACAGTGAGGCTTCGTTCTCTCACTGTGGTCCACGTTTGTGGACCAAcctccctgaagacctgagggcatctgaatatgttcatttttaaatatttttctgcccatgaatcttctcttctctctcttctctctattctctctctctctctctctctctctctatatatatatatatatatatctatatctagatatagatatagacatATATATCAATCATCTAGTGGGCtacgtaaataaagcaaatggttctcGTAATGACTTAATTATTCTGTAAAATAGCTAGGAGCCAGACCTAgaagagctttaaaagtgataaGTAAactcttaaaatcaatccttaaatgaacagggagccaatgcaaagaagct includes:
- the ripor1 gene encoding rho family-interacting cell polarization regulator 1 gives rise to the protein MYSGYGGSPSRALSTMSLSVRPARRLTSRSITRSQSFTGVNTYDKPYRNLSVFSTPGLNRKPSRASRMFTMSNKSNPPPKVPQPERLDQVYEALKKGLQSYLQVHQMDLDSLSRQMKESKRNSRLGFLYELDKQVKVTERYIRRLEFHLSKIEELYEAYCLQRRLRDGANKMVKAYTASPGSKEARESLAEANKGYKEYTENMCVLESELENQLGEFHIKMKGLAGFARLCAGDQYEIFMKYGRQRWKLRGRMEINAKQVWDSEEMVFVPLVSEFLSVKVTELKSLANHVVVGSVSCETKDLFAALPQTVAVDINDLGTIKLSLEVTWNPFDKEEQGSVGSTVNKAPTVSKRISTIFNQSPPDTPSLREQAFYNMLRRHEELENGTAWSNSSESSDDSSSPRLSVGGLRNFTHHKAVVVTPETQPAVSGSSSPQPDVSFCSSTPNSTHRVSTVSEVPNTSRHQAHSNREEETLSVVTKPDGEEEDAGKSSTAPADESVSSSHTSRCYSRSLSHISESSADGTLLMDRSAEAGEVMSLASGLSINDIVMEMPSRTPEPPSSAAATDADLSPTRLGAVEENTTADGVKDQHQQQDTSSSVLTSSCPRTEGAHPNTPEQMNTQPEGDTLPESGDVMYVARRVSVEEETSGAGAADCLSSGSDVPVDSGLEDALAAVVSSLDDYRGQFPELQLLEQELKLLQVTLKGGRHSRSPSVVSLTVETALGSFDFLNTSDWEEEEEEKGDRSRRTGRSLQDRGWDSPASPASPLTTGCTTLDRSLVVHLKNCSTQLLCLGMFGPLRCGEMYALDRLLREARVLEIIRRIAKDNPRHRRQPAEVIPQLGLCLGAGPLWQQSVGEGSMYSVSAESLLATLATVYSRVLPERASSMADTVFLSLVERVLDQRLPRRGSNRDEVMVTLFQLWSYLEANCITDMETHVSELAEEVWLVQSLASGNQDVIVHALRRPAECSLRREGLHAVAKLLKDPRGKVSASASSILRSLAAQPKQREQALVSCLELLEDENVNTRVCGCKALACLKAKESIDQLVYLCRTDKDEVRDAAKQVLLVLGEEGKMAHRHVETSQDSIPKLFAPGSMASTAF